A portion of the Solea senegalensis isolate Sse05_10M linkage group LG17, IFAPA_SoseM_1, whole genome shotgun sequence genome contains these proteins:
- the si:ch211-63o20.7 gene encoding serine/threonine-protein kinase pdik1l-B-like codes for MEELYTLEQEVGRGSYGVVFEGHIAKTGQRVAIKRLPCNNPEGIELYLQELWAMRATAKNHVNVIALHSCLLQTGPRSLKPLRPGKLPLRLVESVLKGSVVGAPQSQERNNTQRRSNSASRLQDRTHTVQARSNSQDKSKSNAADSTTPKRPQNRARKRPSQSEEEQPQPLRCLALWLVMEYCDGGDLNQYLLSRPPDEQRNHSVVLQLSSAVSFLHSLGITHRDLKPDNVLVCDTAKGPIVKVADFGLSKMSEGLVDGDLTRQHFSSTCGSDFYMAPEVWGGLTYTAQADIFSLGVMFWAVLERITFVEEGATQEQLGAYVCKGRSGWLMPLGEALWENADLQLCIPMKFKRAPPLPPPPGPSMCSLLLDMLASNPDARPPADQLEARVRSALKEDSH; via the exons ATGGAGGAGCTCTACACTTTGGAGCAGGAGGTGGGACGGGGCAGCTACGGTGTTGTCTTTGAAGGACATATAGCCAAAACAGGACAGAGGGTGGCCATCAAGCGGCTGCCCTGCAACAACCCGGAGGGCATTGAACTCTACCTGCAAGAGCTGTGGGCCATGAGGGCCACAGCTAAGAACCATGTCAATGTCATAGCACTCCACAGCTGTCTCCTGCAGACAGGCCCACGGAGCCTGAAGCCCCTAAGGCCAGGAAAACTGCCTCTACGTCTGGTCGAGAGTGTGCTAAAGGGCAGTGTCGTTGGAGCACCACAGAGTCAGGAAAGAAATAATACCCAGAGGAGGTCTAATTCTGCCTCCAGGCTTCAGGACAGGACTCATACAGTCCAGGCCAGGTCAAACTCCCAGGACAAGTCTAAATCAAATGCGGCTGATTCTACAACACCCAAAAGGCCTCAAAACAGGGCCAGGAAGAGACCGTCCCAAAGCGAGGAGGAGCAGCCGCAACCCCTGCGCTGCTTGGCCCTGTGGCTCGTCATGGAGTACTGCGATGGGGGTGACTTGAATCAGTACCTGCTCTCCAGACCCCCAGATGAGCAGCGTAACCACAGTGTTGTGCTGCAGCTGAGCAGTGCTGTGTCCTTTCTGCACAGCCTCGGCATCACCCACAGAGACCTGAAACCAGACAATGTGCTGGTCTGTGACACAGCTAAAGGCCCCATTGTCAAG GTGGCAGACTTTGGTCTGAGTAAGATGAGTGAAGGTCTGGTGGATGGGGACCTGACCAGGCAGCACTTCTCCTCCACCTGTGGCTCCGACTTCTACATGGCTCCCGAGGTGTGGGGTGGACTGACCTACACGGCCCAGGCAGACATCTTCTCCCTCGGTGTGATGTTCTGGGCGGTCCTGGAGAGAATCACCTTTGTGGAAGAAGGGGCCACACAGGAGCAGCTGG GTGCCTACGTATGCAAGGGTCGCTCAGGCTGGCTGATGCCGCTGGGGGAAGCCTTGTGGGAAAACGCCGACCTCCAGCTGTGTATTCCGATGAAGTTTAAGCGGGCGCCCCCACTGCCACCCCCTCCTGGTCCATCCATGTGCTCCCTGCTTTTAGACATGCTGGCCTCTAACCCAGATGCTCGGCCTCCGGCAGACCAGCTGGAGGCCAGAGTGAGATCGGCTCTCAAAGAGGACTCCCACTGA